The proteins below come from a single Lactobacillus johnsonii genomic window:
- the rplU gene encoding 50S ribosomal protein L21 produces MYAVIKTGGKQYKVAKGDSVFVEKLEVKPGDEVTFDEVILVNDGKSTKIGTPVVEGAKVVAKVEKQGKEKKVVTFKYKPKKHSHTKYGHRQPYTKVTIESIEA; encoded by the coding sequence ATGTACGCAGTTATTAAAACCGGTGGTAAGCAATACAAGGTTGCTAAGGGCGACAGCGTTTTTGTTGAAAAACTTGAAGTTAAGCCTGGTGACGAAGTAACTTTTGATGAAGTTATTCTTGTAAATGATGGTAAATCAACTAAGATTGGTACTCCAGTAGTTGAAGGTGCTAAAGTTGTTGCTAAAGTTGAAAAGCAAGGCAAAGAAAAGAAAGTTGTTACTTTCAAGTACAAGCCTAAGAAGCACTCACACACTAAGTATGGTCACCGTCAACCTTACACTAAGGTAACTATCGAAAGCATTGAAGCTTAA
- the rpmA gene encoding 50S ribosomal protein L27, which yields MMINNLEALKLFAHHKGGGSTANGRNSAGRRLGAKRADGQKINAGSIIFRQRGTKIHPGKNVGIGGDDTLFALTSGVVKFERLGRDRKQVSVYPVEEAK from the coding sequence ATGATGATTAATAATCTTGAAGCACTTAAATTATTTGCCCACCACAAGGGTGGTGGTTCAACTGCTAACGGTCGTAACTCAGCTGGTCGTCGTTTAGGCGCAAAGCGTGCTGATGGTCAAAAGATCAATGCAGGTTCAATTATTTTCCGTCAACGCGGTACTAAGATCCACCCAGGTAAGAACGTTGGTATTGGTGGTGACGACACTTTGTTTGCTTTAACTAGTGGCGTTGTTAAATTCGAACGTTTGGGCAGAGATCGTAAACAAGTTTCTGTTTACCCAGTTGAAGAAGCAAAATAA
- a CDS encoding aminopeptidase P family protein produces the protein MSSDQELLTLLNNRISKTTKLIKEKQADALVIFNQANYRFLTNFSGEEAELILTANGDRVLLSDSRFKDQIRHQAPGEMKVVMQTMDVIKEIAGQLKQLDVKTVLVEGEFISATQFEALKQACPDLNFILNAELVETVRNIKDELELETLQKAIDISAQSFKEILPLIEPGVSERAIGAKLDYLFKMNGGDGPSFETIIASGYRGSWAHGVASDKKIQKGELIVIDFGSFYHGYTADITRTVALGQVEPELEKIYYIVLEAQKRGIAAAIAGNTGKDIDQAGRNYIKEQGYGEYFGHGIGHGIGLEVHELCTPAMPYSKEVMKNNMAITVEPGIYLPDRGGVRIEDDVLIKDNHPYVMSQLPKDELLIL, from the coding sequence ATGTCTTCAGATCAAGAGTTATTAACGTTACTTAATAATCGAATTAGTAAAACTACTAAATTGATTAAAGAAAAGCAAGCAGATGCGTTAGTCATTTTTAATCAAGCTAATTATCGCTTTTTAACCAATTTTTCTGGTGAAGAAGCTGAACTTATTTTAACTGCAAATGGAGATCGCGTTTTATTATCTGATTCACGTTTCAAAGATCAAATTCGCCATCAGGCACCTGGCGAAATGAAGGTAGTTATGCAAACTATGGACGTGATAAAAGAAATTGCCGGCCAACTAAAGCAGCTAGATGTTAAAACTGTTCTAGTTGAAGGAGAATTTATTTCTGCAACTCAATTTGAGGCTCTTAAGCAGGCTTGTCCTGATCTTAATTTTATTTTAAATGCTGAATTAGTAGAAACAGTTCGTAACATAAAAGATGAGCTAGAATTAGAAACTTTGCAAAAGGCAATTGATATTTCAGCTCAAAGTTTTAAAGAAATTTTGCCTTTAATTGAGCCCGGTGTTAGTGAGCGTGCTATTGGAGCAAAATTAGATTATTTGTTCAAAATGAATGGTGGAGATGGCCCTTCGTTTGAGACAATAATTGCTTCCGGATACCGCGGTAGTTGGGCTCATGGTGTTGCGAGTGATAAAAAGATTCAAAAAGGTGAATTAATTGTAATTGACTTTGGAAGTTTTTATCATGGTTATACCGCAGATATTACTAGAACAGTTGCTTTAGGCCAAGTAGAGCCTGAACTAGAAAAAATATATTATATTGTACTAGAAGCACAAAAACGGGGAATTGCAGCTGCAATTGCTGGAAATACTGGTAAAGATATTGATCAAGCTGGTAGAAACTACATTAAAGAGCAAGGATATGGAGAGTACTTTGGTCACGGTATTGGTCATGGAATTGGCTTAGAAGTGCATGAACTCTGTACGCCAGCAATGCCATATAGTAAAGAAGTTATGAAAAATAATATGGCAATCACGGTTGAGCCAGGAATTTATTTGCCAGACCGTGGCGGTGTTAGAATTGAAGATGATGTTTTAATTAAAGATAATCATCCATATGTGATGTCACAGTTGCCAAAAGATGAACTTTTAATCTTATAA
- the efp gene encoding elongation factor P: MTMISVNEFKNGLTIEYNNDLWRIVEFQHVKPGKGSAFVRSKLKSLRTGAVQEYTFRSTAKVNTADIQTKAMQYLYNDGTSFVFMDTNTYEQLEIPEAQVERESKFLKENMVVNVITHEGETLGVDLPNTVDLEVAETEPNIKGDTSSGGGKPATMETGLVVNVPFFINQGDVLTINTADGTYVSRANK, from the coding sequence ATGACAATGATCTCAGTTAATGAATTTAAAAATGGATTAACTATTGAATATAACAATGATTTATGGCGTATTGTTGAATTCCAACACGTTAAGCCAGGTAAAGGTAGTGCCTTTGTTCGTTCAAAACTTAAGAGTTTAAGAACTGGTGCAGTTCAAGAATATACTTTCCGTTCAACTGCTAAAGTAAATACTGCTGATATTCAAACTAAGGCAATGCAATACTTATACAATGATGGTACAAGTTTTGTATTTATGGATACTAATACTTATGAACAACTTGAAATTCCGGAAGCTCAAGTTGAAAGAGAATCTAAGTTCTTGAAAGAAAACATGGTAGTTAACGTTATTACTCATGAGGGTGAAACTTTGGGTGTTGATTTACCAAATACAGTTGATCTTGAAGTTGCAGAAACTGAACCTAATATTAAGGGTGATACATCTTCCGGTGGTGGTAAGCCCGCAACTATGGAAACTGGCTTAGTAGTTAACGTACCATTCTTTATTAATCAAGGTGATGTATTAACTATTAATACTGCTGATGGTACTTACGTTTCTCGTGCAAATAAATAG
- a CDS encoding Asp23/Gls24 family envelope stress response protein yields MADNSTILLSSNDKGDETRVDLGVLEVILGIAARKVDGVSEMRGTLKTGIDTLFGRSNQGKGVSLSVEDDKLTADVYTYLDYGVNVPKVCVQLQKNLTLQLKQMTDLDLTQINVHVVGLVSEADETEVKADTEALFPDDKEDEAKD; encoded by the coding sequence ATGGCTGATAATTCAACGATTCTTTTATCAAGCAATGACAAAGGCGATGAAACCCGAGTTGACCTTGGTGTTTTAGAGGTTATTCTAGGAATTGCTGCCAGAAAAGTCGATGGCGTCAGCGAAATGCGTGGGACGCTAAAAACTGGCATCGATACTCTTTTTGGTCGTTCTAACCAAGGTAAAGGTGTTTCCCTAAGTGTTGAAGACGATAAGTTAACTGCTGATGTTTATACTTATCTTGACTACGGTGTAAATGTGCCAAAAGTATGCGTCCAACTGCAAAAAAATCTAACTTTGCAATTGAAGCAAATGACAGATTTAGATTTAACTCAAATTAATGTTCATGTAGTTGGCTTGGTTTCAGAAGCAGACGAAACTGAAGTAAAGGCTGACACGGAAGCACTTTTCCCAGATGATAAAGAGGACGAGGCTAAAGACTAA
- the nusB gene encoding transcription antitermination factor NusB — protein sequence MTQHEMRRIAMQAIYLANQGKLTDAEEVCQKALKALELKDFPDYSTELVNGVLANKEALDEQLSKYLKKGWRLNRINEIDLAILEVALYEMQNSKVIDPVAALNEALNLCDEFSSKESKKFINGLLANFIKKD from the coding sequence ATGACACAGCATGAGATGAGAAGAATTGCTATGCAAGCAATTTATTTGGCTAACCAAGGTAAATTAACTGATGCAGAGGAAGTTTGTCAAAAAGCTTTAAAGGCTTTAGAATTGAAAGATTTCCCAGACTATTCTACAGAACTAGTTAATGGTGTTTTAGCAAATAAAGAAGCACTTGATGAGCAATTAAGTAAATATTTAAAAAAGGGTTGGCGTCTTAATAGAATTAACGAAATTGACTTGGCAATCCTTGAAGTAGCTCTTTATGAAATGCAAAATAGCAAAGTAATTGATCCGGTAGCTGCTTTAAATGAAGCGTTAAATTTATGTGATGAATTTAGCTCTAAGGAATCTAAAAAGTTTATTAATGGTCTCTTGGCCAATTTCATTAAGAAAGACTAA
- a CDS encoding bifunctional methylenetetrahydrofolate dehydrogenase/methenyltetrahydrofolate cyclohydrolase, producing MKKLLEGKTPANEIKENLIEEIKKLKSDGINPTLCVIEVGDDPASKIYLRVKRNLAKKVGIQEIGLHFPANTSQGELLEKIEELNQDPSINGIMVQLPVPPQIDPRAIFETIAPEKDADGFSPLNLGRLWEGQSDIIPATVRSILTLIDYYGIEIAGKNTVIIGRSVIVGKPLAAVLVERDATVTIAHSKTKNLSELTKNADVIISDVGKAHLVTEDMVKEGAVIIDVGMNRENGKLMGDVDFDKVAAKVNAITPVPGGVGPLTVASLMKQAVILTRKQHGR from the coding sequence GTGAAAAAATTACTAGAAGGAAAAACTCCTGCAAATGAAATTAAAGAGAACTTAATAGAAGAAATAAAAAAATTAAAAAGCGACGGAATAAATCCAACTTTATGCGTAATAGAAGTTGGAGACGATCCAGCAAGTAAAATTTATTTGCGAGTTAAAAGAAATTTAGCTAAAAAAGTAGGAATTCAGGAGATAGGTTTACATTTTCCTGCTAATACTTCTCAGGGTGAACTTCTAGAAAAGATTGAAGAACTTAATCAAGATCCAAGTATTAACGGAATAATGGTGCAATTACCCGTTCCTCCTCAAATTGATCCAAGAGCTATTTTTGAAACAATTGCTCCAGAAAAAGATGCCGATGGATTTTCACCTCTTAACTTAGGGCGTCTCTGGGAAGGACAGAGTGATATAATTCCGGCAACAGTTCGCAGTATTTTAACTTTAATTGATTACTATGGAATTGAGATAGCTGGTAAAAACACAGTAATTATTGGTCGTAGTGTCATTGTAGGAAAACCATTAGCTGCAGTTTTAGTTGAACGGGATGCAACTGTTACTATTGCCCATTCAAAAACTAAGAATTTATCAGAGCTAACTAAAAATGCTGATGTGATTATTTCAGATGTTGGTAAGGCACATTTAGTAACTGAGGATATGGTAAAAGAAGGAGCTGTCATAATTGATGTTGGGATGAACCGTGAAAATGGTAAATTGATGGGAGACGTTGACTTTGACAAGGTTGCTGCAAAAGTGAATGCAATTACACCTGTTCCCGGGGGTGTTGGTCCTTTAACAGTTGCCAGTTTAATGAAACAAGCCGTAATTTTGACGAGGAAACAACATGGTAGATAA
- the xseA gene encoding exodeoxyribonuclease VII large subunit, with the protein MVDNKVYLSVSDLNFYISQKFKNDPYLHKVFLQGELSNFRFRMNSHQYFSLKDEKSKINVVMFRSFFEKLKFKPEEGMKVYVSGYVDVYGPQGSYQFYAQTMEPAGLGALYEQLRQLQEKLAKEGLFNEEHKKKIPLFPDRIAVVTSASGAVIHDIMVTANRRFPHAEIDLYPAKVQGDEAADTIVAALQQIQAQGDKYDVVIIGRGGGSLEDLWPFNEEKVVRQIYAMQMPVISSVGHETDTTLADLVADARAATPTAAAEYATPNLVDVLTQIVQLRARLYAAVQANIHTKHQILDRLKNAPVLQEPTRIYDQQIQQVDMLIHRLNQAMDNRLQHDGSTLRLLQERLKALSPSRKLEQLERERNFVVSNLFSTMNNYLKDQRNRLNRAMQQLDDISPLKTISRGYVYTTDQKGNTVTSVDQLKIDEKLKLHFKDGQVQVNVENIRREKNGNQEK; encoded by the coding sequence ATGGTAGATAATAAAGTTTATCTTTCTGTTAGTGATTTAAATTTTTATATTTCACAAAAGTTTAAAAATGATCCCTATTTACATAAAGTGTTTTTACAGGGAGAGTTATCGAACTTTAGATTTAGAATGAATTCCCACCAGTATTTTTCATTAAAAGATGAAAAATCAAAAATCAATGTAGTGATGTTTCGCTCATTTTTTGAAAAATTAAAGTTTAAACCTGAAGAGGGAATGAAGGTTTATGTTAGTGGTTATGTAGATGTTTATGGACCACAGGGATCTTATCAATTTTATGCTCAAACTATGGAGCCAGCAGGTTTAGGAGCTCTTTATGAACAGTTAAGACAATTGCAAGAGAAGCTTGCAAAGGAGGGATTATTTAATGAAGAACATAAAAAGAAGATCCCCCTATTTCCAGATCGTATTGCAGTTGTAACTAGTGCTTCAGGAGCGGTAATTCATGATATTATGGTTACTGCTAATCGCCGTTTTCCTCATGCTGAGATTGATTTGTATCCCGCTAAAGTTCAAGGAGATGAAGCAGCAGATACAATTGTGGCTGCTTTACAGCAAATTCAAGCTCAAGGCGATAAATATGATGTTGTAATCATTGGGCGTGGCGGTGGATCACTAGAAGATTTATGGCCATTTAATGAAGAAAAAGTTGTGCGGCAGATTTATGCGATGCAGATGCCAGTGATCAGTTCAGTAGGACATGAAACTGATACAACTTTAGCTGATTTAGTGGCCGATGCTAGAGCAGCTACTCCAACTGCTGCAGCAGAATATGCAACTCCTAATTTAGTTGATGTACTAACGCAAATTGTTCAATTACGAGCAAGACTTTATGCTGCCGTTCAGGCCAATATTCATACAAAGCATCAAATTTTAGATCGGTTAAAGAACGCACCAGTTTTACAAGAGCCAACTAGAATTTATGATCAACAAATTCAACAAGTTGATATGCTCATCCATCGTCTTAATCAGGCAATGGACAATCGACTACAGCACGATGGATCTACATTACGTTTACTTCAAGAGCGTCTTAAGGCACTCAGTCCTAGCCGAAAATTAGAGCAACTTGAGCGTGAACGAAATTTTGTAGTATCGAATTTATTTTCAACGATGAATAACTATCTTAAAGATCAAAGAAATAGATTAAATCGAGCTATGCAACAATTAGATGATATTAGTCCGTTGAAAACAATTAGTCGAGGATACGTTTATACAACTGATCAAAAAGGAAATACAGTTACTTCAGTTGACCAGCTAAAAATTGATGAGAAGTTAAAGTTACATTTTAAAGATGGTCAAGTGCAAGTAAATGTAGAAAATATTCGGAGAGAAAAAAATGGCAATCAAGAAAAATAA
- a CDS encoding exodeoxyribonuclease VII small subunit, whose translation MAIKKNNFEEQLNELQEIVNKLESGNVPLEDALSEFQAGVKLSRELEKKLNDAEQTVAKLVDKDGNEKALDPQNASAPEEE comes from the coding sequence ATGGCAATCAAGAAAAATAATTTTGAAGAACAGTTAAATGAATTACAAGAAATAGTTAATAAGCTTGAAAGTGGTAATGTTCCTCTTGAAGATGCTTTAAGTGAATTTCAAGCAGGAGTTAAATTAAGCCGAGAATTAGAGAAAAAGCTAAATGATGCAGAACAAACTGTGGCCAAGTTAGTAGATAAAGATGGGAACGAAAAGGCTTTAGATCCCCAAAATGCGTCTGCTCCTGAGGAAGAATAA
- a CDS encoding polyprenyl synthetase family protein — MKLKDFQEKYTPQIDNFLKEHLVTEIDNPTFSKIMSYSVMAGGKRLRPLLFLATLETLNHKIEEPELRIACGIELIHTYSLIHDDLPAMDNDDYRRGKLTSHKKWGEAEAILAGDGLLPLGIQWITEGSNSAALAIVISQAVGPNGMVGGQYLDIDTTNNDSAKENAKMIDQMEWLKTGCLIEASVKMAAIYAGATDSELNRLDNFSKRFGRSYQIYDDLVDVVETATEAGKATHKDATEGKNNTLTLLGIEASRKQLLELIASGKKAVEIFEQPLLGEFFNLYQKVL; from the coding sequence ATGAAGTTAAAAGATTTTCAAGAAAAATATACACCTCAAATTGACAATTTCTTAAAAGAACATCTGGTTACTGAAATTGATAATCCAACTTTTAGTAAAATTATGTCTTATTCAGTAATGGCGGGAGGTAAGCGACTACGTCCTTTGCTTTTCTTAGCAACTCTTGAGACACTAAATCATAAAATTGAAGAGCCAGAATTAAGAATTGCATGTGGAATTGAATTAATTCATACTTATTCTCTAATTCATGATGATTTACCCGCGATGGATAATGATGATTATCGTCGCGGAAAACTTACTTCTCATAAAAAATGGGGAGAAGCAGAAGCTATATTAGCTGGAGATGGGTTGCTTCCGTTGGGAATTCAATGGATCACCGAGGGGAGTAATTCAGCTGCGTTAGCAATTGTTATTTCTCAAGCTGTAGGACCAAATGGAATGGTCGGTGGTCAATATCTTGATATTGATACAACTAATAACGATTCAGCTAAAGAAAATGCTAAGATGATTGATCAGATGGAGTGGTTGAAAACAGGCTGCCTAATTGAAGCAAGTGTTAAAATGGCTGCAATTTATGCTGGTGCAACTGATTCTGAGCTTAATAGATTAGACAACTTCAGCAAGCGTTTTGGCAGATCTTATCAAATCTATGATGATTTAGTAGATGTAGTAGAGACAGCAACTGAAGCAGGAAAAGCTACTCATAAGGATGCAACAGAAGGTAAGAATAATACTTTAACTTTGCTTGGAATTGAAGCTAGTCGTAAACAACTTTTAGAATTGATTGCATCAGGAAAAAAAGCTGTAGAAATTTTTGAACAGCCTTTATTAGGTGAATTTTTTAATTTGTATCAGAAGGTATTATAG
- a CDS encoding TlyA family RNA methyltransferase, whose product MSKKRADVLLFEQGFFNSRSQAQRAIMAGLVNDHNHQRIDKSGEKFPEDEVFHIKDDGKKYVSRGGFKLEKALQVFNIDLKGKICLDIGASTGGFTDVALQNGAKLVYALDVGYNQLAWKLRDNPQVVVMEKQNFRYSKPVDFTDGLPDFAMTDVSFISLDLIMPPMYEILKDKCDAVCLIKPQFEAGPENVGKHGIVHDHEVHANVIKHTMEVAQKIGFNILGVDYSPIKGGKGNIEFLIHLGKDVANPGQDLWKGNPSDVVQRAVSGL is encoded by the coding sequence ATGTCTAAAAAGCGTGCAGATGTATTATTGTTTGAACAAGGTTTTTTTAATTCTCGCAGTCAAGCTCAAAGAGCTATCATGGCTGGGTTAGTTAATGACCATAATCATCAAAGAATTGATAAAAGTGGAGAAAAATTTCCGGAAGATGAAGTTTTTCATATAAAAGATGATGGTAAAAAATATGTTTCCCGCGGGGGATTCAAATTAGAAAAAGCCCTTCAAGTATTTAATATTGATTTAAAGGGAAAAATTTGCCTGGATATTGGAGCATCCACTGGTGGGTTTACTGATGTTGCCTTACAAAATGGGGCTAAGTTAGTCTATGCTTTAGATGTAGGATATAATCAACTGGCTTGGAAGTTACGAGATAATCCTCAAGTTGTAGTAATGGAAAAACAGAATTTTCGTTACAGTAAGCCAGTAGACTTTACTGATGGATTGCCTGATTTTGCAATGACAGATGTTTCCTTTATCTCGTTAGATTTAATTATGCCGCCAATGTATGAAATTTTAAAAGATAAATGCGATGCAGTGTGTTTAATTAAGCCACAATTTGAAGCAGGTCCTGAGAATGTAGGTAAGCATGGGATTGTTCATGATCATGAAGTTCATGCAAATGTTATTAAACATACCATGGAAGTTGCTCAAAAAATAGGGTTTAATATTTTGGGAGTAGACTATTCACCAATTAAAGGTGGTAAAGGAAATATTGAATTTCTTATTCATTTAGGAAAAGACGTAGCAAATCCAGGTCAAGACTTATGGAAAGGGAATCCTTCCGATGTAGTTCAACGTGCAGTTAGTGGCCTTTAG
- the recN gene encoding DNA repair protein RecN, whose protein sequence is MLVELDIKNFAIIKTLKVRFQEKMTVLIGETGAGKSIIIDAVSLLLGSRAQSEMIRSGEEKAVITGLFVLSEQKDLIEDLCEKYGLPFEDDQLIISRELTHKGRNVVRINGQLTTINVLREIGRNLVDIHGQNDQQILMDQDRQIDLIDNYAEPEFKKELHSYETDFEKWRHLTSQLRKLREDAQEIAQKQDILEFQNNELESADLNDPNEDEKLEEEFNELNNYQKIADTANYFMQLYDDDEHGLATLLGDAQNAAEDLSNYGKKFENFATSLNDGIYSLNDARSELSTLMDQMDFDEERYQYVSSRLDTLNTLKKKYGPTLDDVFKFGQKVKSELNKFETGDLDEGKIQKELAIIEKKLSQKAQNLHEQREKIARDLEEKIKKELADLYMEKARFSIRINETNSFTKLGTDEVIFMIAPNPGEALMPLVKIVSGGEQSRLILALKAIFSRVEPVGTMIFDEIDTGVSGRVSAAIGKKMHAIGQEKQVITITHSPQVAAAGDQRYSVVKQVKDGATYTQVGPLTQEEAITAIAQMMAGSDVTDAAKRNAADLMESFKE, encoded by the coding sequence ATGTTAGTTGAATTAGATATTAAAAACTTTGCAATCATTAAAACTCTAAAAGTTCGCTTTCAAGAAAAAATGACTGTTCTCATTGGAGAAACTGGTGCTGGTAAATCAATTATTATTGATGCCGTCTCTCTACTCTTAGGAAGTCGTGCGCAAAGTGAAATGATTCGCTCGGGTGAAGAGAAGGCGGTCATCACTGGTTTATTTGTGTTAAGCGAACAAAAGGATCTTATTGAAGATTTATGTGAAAAATATGGTCTGCCTTTTGAAGATGATCAGCTAATAATTAGCCGAGAATTAACACATAAGGGAAGAAATGTAGTTAGAATTAATGGTCAGCTGACTACAATCAATGTTTTACGTGAAATTGGACGAAATTTAGTTGATATTCATGGCCAAAATGATCAACAAATTTTGATGGATCAAGATCGACAAATAGATTTGATTGATAATTATGCGGAGCCTGAATTTAAGAAAGAATTGCATAGCTATGAAACTGACTTTGAGAAATGGCGTCATCTTACTTCTCAACTCCGTAAGTTAAGAGAAGATGCTCAAGAAATTGCTCAAAAACAGGATATTTTGGAATTTCAAAATAATGAACTAGAAAGTGCTGATTTGAATGATCCAAATGAAGATGAAAAGCTAGAAGAAGAATTTAATGAGCTCAATAATTATCAAAAAATTGCAGATACAGCTAATTATTTTATGCAATTATATGATGATGATGAGCATGGACTAGCTACGTTACTTGGGGATGCCCAAAATGCTGCTGAAGATTTGAGTAATTATGGTAAAAAATTTGAAAATTTTGCTACCAGCCTTAATGATGGTATTTATTCTTTAAATGATGCTCGTAGTGAACTATCTACTTTAATGGATCAAATGGACTTTGACGAAGAGCGATATCAATATGTTTCTAGTCGATTAGATACATTGAATACTTTGAAGAAAAAATACGGCCCAACTTTAGACGATGTTTTTAAATTCGGACAAAAGGTTAAAAGTGAACTAAATAAGTTTGAAACTGGAGATTTAGACGAGGGAAAAATCCAAAAAGAACTCGCAATCATTGAAAAAAAACTTAGTCAAAAAGCCCAAAATTTACATGAACAGAGAGAAAAGATTGCTCGCGATCTTGAAGAAAAAATAAAAAAAGAATTAGCTGATCTGTATATGGAAAAAGCACGCTTTTCTATTAGAATTAATGAGACTAATTCATTTACAAAACTTGGAACTGATGAAGTTATCTTTATGATTGCACCTAATCCTGGTGAAGCTTTGATGCCATTAGTCAAAATAGTATCTGGCGGTGAACAATCACGTTTAATTTTGGCATTAAAAGCAATCTTTAGTCGTGTAGAACCAGTTGGAACCATGATTTTTGATGAAATTGATACTGGAGTTTCAGGCAGAGTTTCAGCAGCAATTGGTAAAAAGATGCATGCAATCGGTCAAGAAAAACAAGTTATTACAATTACTCACTCCCCACAGGTAGCTGCTGCTGGAGATCAACGTTATTCAGTTGTAAAACAAGTTAAAGATGGAGCTACTTATACTCAAGTAGGACCTCTTACGCAAGAAGAAGCCATTACCGCAATTGCTCAGATGATGGCAGGCTCTGATGTAACGGATGCTGCTAAGAGAAATGCAGCTGATTTAATGGAAAGTTTTAAAGAATAA
- the gmk gene encoding guanylate kinase: MAHQGLLLVLSGPSGVGKGTVKSAMVKQKAFSFEYSVSMTTRKPRPGEVNGKDYYFVSEDRFQEAIKGNELLEYNEYVGNHYGTPLAPVQKMLNEGKDVLLEIDVNGAKQVRKLMPDGVFIFLTPPDLHELKHRIVNRGTDSDKVIAMRMKQARKEILMMEDYDYAVVNDTVANAVDHIKSIVEAEHVRVPRVINDYRNMVKED, translated from the coding sequence ATGGCACATCAAGGTTTATTATTAGTTTTATCTGGTCCTTCTGGCGTTGGTAAGGGGACCGTTAAAAGTGCAATGGTGAAGCAAAAAGCTTTTTCATTTGAATATTCTGTTTCAATGACTACTCGTAAGCCTCGTCCAGGCGAAGTTAATGGGAAGGATTATTATTTTGTTTCAGAGGACCGTTTCCAAGAAGCAATTAAAGGTAACGAGCTTTTGGAATATAATGAATATGTAGGCAACCATTATGGTACTCCACTTGCACCAGTGCAAAAGATGCTCAATGAAGGTAAAGATGTTTTACTTGAAATTGATGTCAATGGAGCAAAACAGGTTCGCAAGTTAATGCCAGATGGCGTCTTTATCTTTTTGACACCACCAGATTTGCATGAATTAAAACATCGAATTGTTAATCGCGGGACTGATTCTGACAAGGTAATTGCCATGAGAATGAAACAGGCACGTAAAGAGATTTTAATGATGGAAGATTATGATTATGCTGTAGTTAACGATACTGTTGCTAATGCGGTGGATCATATTAAGTCTATTGTTGAAGCTGAACACGTGCGTGTACCGCGAGTAATTAACGATTATAGAAATATGGTTAAGGAGGATTAA
- the rpoZ gene encoding DNA-directed RNA polymerase subunit omega → MKITYPSIDKLLSRVNSRYSLSVLAAKRAHEIQAGAPLALKHYKSDKAVGEALEEIAAGKVTIDPEHREDIG, encoded by the coding sequence ATGAAAATTACATACCCATCTATTGATAAATTGCTGTCTCGAGTAAATTCTCGTTATTCTCTTTCGGTGTTAGCTGCTAAAAGAGCTCATGAGATTCAAGCAGGTGCTCCATTAGCTTTAAAACACTATAAGTCTGATAAAGCAGTGGGCGAAGCGCTTGAAGAAATTGCTGCTGGTAAAGTTACAATTGATCCTGAGCATCGTGAAGATATTGGCTAG